From a region of the Gemmatimonadales bacterium genome:
- a CDS encoding helix-turn-helix transcriptional regulator: MDINKDLVAATASPLVLAILAEGDSYGYAILKRVSELSGGKLQWTDGMLYPVLHRLERQGHIKGKWGASETGRKRKYYHLTARGRAQLTEQRQQWQTVDAALRTVWPAVSLSMGTLPSPVASHG, translated from the coding sequence ATGGACATCAATAAGGATCTCGTCGCCGCCACCGCCTCTCCGCTGGTCCTCGCCATCCTGGCCGAGGGTGACTCCTACGGGTACGCCATCCTCAAGCGTGTGAGTGAGCTGTCCGGCGGCAAGCTCCAATGGACCGACGGCATGCTCTACCCGGTGCTCCACCGCCTCGAGCGGCAGGGGCACATCAAGGGCAAGTGGGGCGCCTCCGAGACAGGCCGAAAGCGCAAGTACTATCACCTCACGGCCCGAGGTCGAGCGCAGCTCACGGAGCAGCGTCAGCAGTGGCAGACGGTGGACGCCGCACTGCGTACCGTCTGGCCCGCGGTGTCGCTTTCGATGGGGACATTGCCCTCGCCGGTGGCATCCCATGGCTGA
- a CDS encoding YciI family protein yields MRVMVMVKATKESEAENTPLEMEGAAEMFEAMGKYNEELVKAGIMLSGDGLRPSKFGKRIHFSGTERSVTDGPFAETKELVAGFWVWQVRSMVEAVEWAKRCPNPMPGPSDLEIRPFWESEDFGPAIAEQVDALRKKTAKGGK; encoded by the coding sequence ATGCGCGTAATGGTGATGGTGAAGGCGACGAAGGAGTCCGAGGCGGAGAACACTCCCCTCGAGATGGAAGGCGCCGCCGAGATGTTCGAGGCGATGGGGAAGTACAACGAGGAATTAGTGAAGGCGGGGATCATGCTATCCGGCGACGGGCTCAGGCCCAGCAAGTTCGGGAAACGGATCCACTTCAGCGGCACAGAGCGGTCGGTGACCGACGGCCCGTTCGCGGAGACCAAGGAGCTGGTGGCCGGCTTCTGGGTCTGGCAGGTGCGCTCGATGGTCGAGGCGGTCGAGTGGGCGAAGCGGTGCCCGAACCCGATGCCGGGGCCGAGCGACCTGGAGATCCGTCCCTTCTGGGAGTCCGAGGATTTCGGCCCGGCGATCGCGGAGCAGGTGGACGCGTTGCGCAAGAAGACTGCAAAGGGGGGCAAGTGA